In Schizosaccharomyces osmophilus chromosome 2, complete sequence, the following proteins share a genomic window:
- the erg25 gene encoding C-4 methylsterol oxidase Erg25 encodes MNATTEAIIGGGFQAIRQQIQLVHPELNFFEQVWMAYYKWFDNDVVATGLMSFILHEVLYFGRCIPWMIIDALPYFRRWKIQPKKVPSLAEQWECTRLVLLSHFTVELPQIWLFDPMCAMFGLSTTVPFPSITKIAWQLAIFFFLEDTWHYWAHRLFHYGIFYRIIHKVHHRYSAPFGLSAEYAHPLEIVLLGAGTVAVPLMWCYFTHDLHLVTMYIWIMLRLFQAVDSHSGYDFPWSLNKLMPIWAGAEHHDYHHMAFKDNYSSSFRWWDSVLHTDKNFHNHKARKIASERTKKAT; translated from the coding sequence atgaacgcTACTACAGAAGCTATTATCGGCGGCGGCTTTCAAGCTATTCGTCAACAAATCCAACTAGTTCATCCTGAACTGAATTTTTTCGAACAAGTATGGATGGCTTACTACAAGTGGTTCGATAACGATGTCGTCGCCACTGGCTTAAtgtcttttattcttcaCGAAGTACTATACTTTGGTCGCTGTATCCCTTGGATGATTATCGATGCTCTCCCCTATTTCCGTCGCTGGAAAATTCAACCCAAGAAGGTTCCCTCTCTTGCTGAACAATGGGAATGTACTCGCTTGGTTCTTTTGTCTCACTTTACCGTTGAACTTCCTCAAATTTGGCTTTTTGACCCCATGTGTGCCATGTTTGGTCTCTCTACTACTGTTCCCTTCCCTTCCATTACAAAAATTGCTTGGCAACTGgccatcttcttctttctcgAGGACACCTGGCATTACTGGGCTCATCGCCTTTTCCACTACGGGATTTTCTATCGTATCATTCACAAGGTTCACCATCGCTACAGTGCTCCCTTTGGTCTCTCTGCTGAATATGCCCACCCTCTCGAAATTGTCTTGCTCGGTGCCGGTACTGTCGCTGTCCCTCTCATGTGGTGTTACTTTACTCATGACTTGCATTTGGTCACTATGTACATTTGGATCATGCTTCGTCTTTTCCAAGCCGTTGACTCTCACTCTGGTTACGACTTCCCCTGGTCTTTGAACAAGCTCATGCCCATCTGGGCCGGTGCTGAACACCATGACTACCACCACATGGCTTTCAAGGACAACTACTCTAGCTCTTTCCGCTGGTGGGATTCCGTCCTCCACACCGACAAAAACTTTCATAACCACAAGGCTCGCAAGATTGCCAGTGAACGCACTAAAAAAGCCACTTAA
- a CDS encoding Schizosaccharomyces specific protein, with protein MEKTKAYEDKLQDEAKHVSIEEQRLSRASRLPFRVVIFGDFKKISRILKSVFFINHLKTVETFEFGRSLASDENPHFVATCANLCSSNCLPILSWIKQQQEDSSLYRLHCIWWVADLNTITSDDILLLRYFQGCRVPIISILYALKSLVGDLHKRYRERDVLNTTPSVNDGKEEDGNLRLAKKKFLLLSMLSTVSYKNEVVHTTCLALDKDESYLTFVAAQQEDPHCKFHAGILRGVLQLIIATSAATTPLAIPFSTIGIEKLAISRLCIDIIQIWDICPESDSLRNEILTQIPKPEDIIMEVGKSIFMIMFVPLWFIKGLWEVPAAAKLIIASLADVSLPMERMYYFVKAGGQLDPPIISLFFHFYKVYVQPKMMEYLKESTTFNIVSGFSTTLVYHEAVRVLQRFRYVSKSKAEDLKLPHIDPEDESFLFE; from the coding sequence ATggaaaaaaccaaagcaTACGAAGATAAATTACAAGATGAAGCAAAACATGTTTCTATAGAAGAGCAGAGACTTTCTAGGGCTTCCAGATTGCCGTTTCGTGTAGTCATTTTTGGAGATTTCAAGAAGATCAGCCGTATTTTAAAGTCAGtgtttttcatcaatcATTTAAAGACAGTCGAAACGTTtgaatttggaagaagccTTGCAAGTGACGAAAATCCTCATTTTGTAGCGACCTGTGCGAATCTGTGTTCATCAAATTGCTTACCCATCCTATCATGGATAAAACAACAACAGGAGGACTCAAGTCTTTACAGGCTTCACTGCATATGGTGGGTTGCCGATCTGAATACTATTACCTCCGATGATATCCTTTTGCTGCGGTATTTTCAAGGATGCCGGGTACCTATTATAAGTATTCTTTATGCCTTAAAGAGTTTGGTAGGAGATCTCCACAAACGTTACCGTGAAAGGGACGTATTAAATACCACTCCAAGCGTCAACGACGGGAAGGAGGAAGATGGAAACCTTCGTCTagcgaagaagaagtttttgcttttgtcTATGCTTTCAACCGTTTCCTACAAAAATGAGGTAGTGCATACAACATGTCTTGCTCTAGATAAAGACGAGTCATATCTTACGTTTGTAGCTGCTCAACAAGAGGACCCTCATTGCAAATTTCATGCAGGCATTTTAAGAGGAGTGCTGCAACTTATAATAGCTACCTCCGCAGCTACTACCCCATTAGCCATTCCCTTTTCGACAATTGGAATTGAGAAGTTAGCGATTAGTCGACTATGCATAGACATTATTCAAATATGGGATATTTGCCCGGAGTCTGACTCCTTAAGAAATGAGATTTTGACTCAGATTCCAAAGCCGGAGGATATTATTATGGAAGTTGGAAAATCTATTTTCATGATAATGTTTGTACCGCTGTGGTTTATTAAGGGATTATGGGAAGTTCCAGCTGCTGCCAAGCTTATCATTGCAAGCCTTGCTGATGTCAGCCTTCCTATGGAACGCATGTATTATTTTGTCAAAGCCGGGGGACAACTGGATCCTCCAATTatctctcttttttttcacttttatAAGGTGTATGTTCAGCCGAAGATGATGGAGTACCTAAAAGAATCGACTACTTTTAACATTGTTTCAGGGTTTTCTACTACATTGGTGTACCATGAAGCAGTGCGAGTACTTCAAAGATTTCGCTATGTTTCCAAATCAAAAGCAGAAGATTTGAAGCTTCCCCACATTGATCCAGAGGACGagtcttttttatttgagtAA
- a CDS encoding DUF2011 family conserved fungal protein yields MEQVKVSRKDLQVQKEEPEVEETSVDAEKLLSQRLSSAFDFAFEPPAIEKSPPAVLEVAESNHCSEEKSESEDENVAFNLFSDINTISLNDQEVIVNQGRPIEFYVLQDSPERQAHLRASVFTFEQLMEAKDEPWPACQKPQKVMNIKIDDGKKKHRWRPSKKRRTRMKILKEKQEKEKLRRKTYQNKGFPAKKSNSRSNPKRKF; encoded by the exons ATGGAGCAAGTAAA AGTTTCAAGGAAAGATTTGCAAGTGCAAAAAGAGGAACCGGAAGTAGAAGAGACTTCGGTGGATGctgaaaaattattatcGCAAAGACTTTCAAGtgcttttgattttgcGTTTGAGCCTCCAGCTATAGAAAAGAGTCCGCCTGCTGTTCTTGAAGTTGCAGAGAGCAACCATTGctctgaagaaaaatctgAAAGCGAGGACGAGAATGTTGCTTTTAATCTGTTCTCAGATATTAATACCATTTCTTTAAATGACCAGGAAGTCATTGTCAACCAAGGTAGACCAATTGAATTTTATGTTTTGCA AGACTCGCCTGAGAGACAAGCTCATCTACGTGCCAGTGTTTTTACGTTTGAACAACTCATGGAGGCTAAAGATGAACCATGG CCTGCATGTCAAAAGCCTCAAAAGGTTATGAACATTAAAATCGATGAtggtaaaaagaaacatcGGTGGAGACCGAGTAAGAAAAGGAGAACACGgatgaaaattttaaaagaaaagcaagaaaaggaaaaattaaGAAGAAAGACTTATCAGAACAAAGGGTTTCCGGCGAAGAAATCTAATTCTCGGTCAAATCCGAAACGCAAATTCTAA
- the mug58 gene encoding GLYK family kinase of specificity, producing the protein MTSLNIILQKVVQFYEKQPKPEGRPFILGISGPQGSGKSTLALTLKEALERSKGKVVVNISLDDFYLTHKEQVNLAESHADNPLIQHRGLAGTHDVEFLKNVLDALRNPTDTPIEIPVYDKSKFNGYGDRGDKSKWQVVSPKEVDLVIFEGWMVGFEAMDPCMVSVRARSTKWQCLEDSLLWVNEQLKRYESVFRKIDSLVQLEAQEIKYVYEWRLQQEHTLKTLIHAGMSDEEVKIFVNNYMPQYILYLGTLSNKVHLNPRCLEIILDENRWPIVIH; encoded by the coding sequence ATGACTTCTTTGAATattattttgcaaaaagtaGTGCAGTTTTATGAAAAGCAGCCGAAGCCAGAGGGACGACCCTTCATACTAGGGATTTCAGGGCCTCAGGGATCGGGAAAGAGTACTTTGGCGTTAACGTTAAAAGAGGCATTGGAACgaagcaaaggaaaagtgGTCGTTAACATTTCCCTGGACGATTTTTACTTGACCCATAAAGAGCAAGTGAATTTAGCAGAATCCCATGCAGACAACCCGTTAATTCAACATCGTGGTCTCGCAGGCACACATGATGTggaatttttaaagaatgtCTTGGATGCGCTTCGAAATCCCACCGATACTCCTATAGAAATTCCAGTTTACgacaaatccaaatttaaCGGATATGGAGACCGCGGGGACAAGTCAAAATGGCAAGTGGTTTCCCCAAAAGAGGTGGATTTAGTGATTTTCGAAGGATGGATGGTTGGCTTCGAAGCCATGGACCCATGCATGGTGTCTGTGCGAGCTCGTTCCACAAAATGGCAATGTTTGGAAGACAGCCTGCTGTGGGTCAATGAACAGCTGAAACGCTATGAATCcgtttttagaaaaatcgATTCCCTTGTCCAATTGGAAGCTCAAGAAATCAAATACGTTTATGAATGGCGTCTCCAACAAGAACATACACTCAAAACCCTTATCCATGCAGGTATGTCGGATGAAGAAGTCAAAATCTTTGTCAACAATTACATGCCACAATACATTCTGTACCTTGGTACATTGTCCAACAAGGTACATTTAAACCCTCGTTGTTTAGAAATCATTCTCGATGAAAATCGATGGCCCATTGTAATTCACTAA